ACCTCTTTTTTGCCATTCGAGGTCGACTGCACATGCATGATGGCGCGCTGGATCACCCTCTGGAATCCAAGCGTTGGTTGGGTATCAACCTCTTCGGTTCCAGGAACCACCGGGGTATTGTCATTAATGAAATTTTTCAGCTGGGAGCGCAACTCAGCGATATTGACTGCACAGGCCTTCAGAACCTCGACCGAGGTAGCGTTATCCAATAAAGCGGATAGCAAGTGCTCAACCGTAATGAACTCGTGGCGCGCTGCGCGAGCGTCCACAAAAGCCATATGCAAACTTACTTCTAGTTCTTGAGCAATCATGCTTCCTCCATAGTGCACTGCAATGGGTGACCCGCTTCACGGGAACGTTCTATGACTTGATGGACCTTGGTCGAAGCCACATCGCGGGTATAGATACCGCAGACGCCTTTTCCTGCCAAATGCACTTGCAGCATGATGCGAGTTGCTGTTTCTTGATCTTTATTAAAGTATTCCTGAATCACCATCACCACAAATTCCATCGGCGTGTAGTCGTCGTTTAACAACATCA
This DNA window, taken from Polynucleobacter sp. HIN5, encodes the following:
- the clpS gene encoding ATP-dependent Clp protease adapter ClpS, whose amino-acid sequence is MSRNSKTPPGGNPVTPFKEDTVLLERQAEKVKVPAMYKVMLLNDDYTPMEFVVMVIQEYFNKDQETATRIMLQVHLAGKGVCGIYTRDVASTKVHQVIERSREAGHPLQCTMEEA